TTTTGAGCTGCCACTTGGCAAAGCCAGACTCATAGGCCTGGGCCAATCCCATCTGGCCAACTGCCGCGGCCGCTTGCAATTCATGAATCTCGTGCGGGCGCGACGTCCAGCCCAGCCGCTTCATGCCCTCGGCAATGGCGCCACTCGACACAAGAATGACCTCCCGGCCCTGGGACCGCAGCGTCGCTATCTGTGCGGCCCAAAGGGCGATGGCCTGGGGATCAATCCCCTTGCCACCATCAGTCACTAGGCTGGAGCCAATTTTGACCACCCAGCGTTGCGCAGAGCGCACAACCTGGCGGTTGGAGTTTGTGTGGCTAGTTTGTTCAGACGACATCATCACGATCCTGTGGAGCGGCAGTGTCCAACACATCTTCATTCACAAATCGAACATCGGGCTGGGCCGATTGAATTTCAGCGATTCGTTGGGCATCAAGCCAGCGCTGAATGTCCATCATGAGTTCTTCGCAGCCCTGACGTGAGACACCCGACACGCAATAGCCAGGGCCTTTTGATCGCAAGGTCTTCAACAGGGCTGCCTTGATTTCCTCGCGCAGCTCTTCGCTGATCAAATCAATTTTATTGAGCACAATCCAACGTGGTTTTTTCGCAAGGCCAGCGTCATAACGCTTCAACTCCGCAACAAGCGACTTGATCTCGGCTGCGAGACGCTTGACCAACGCCGAGATGTCCGCTGCCGAATCCAGGCTGCTGCCCGGCGGATGAATGTCCACAATGTGCAGCAACAGCCGCGTGCGCTGTAAATGCCGCAGGAATTGATGGCCAAGTCCTGCGCCCTCGGCTGCGCCTTCGATCAGGCCAGGAATGTCGGCCATGACAAAGCTTTTGGCCGGGCCGGTGCGGACCACGCCAAGATTCGGGTGCAAGGTGGTAAACGGATAATCTGCAATCTTGGGCCGGGCGTTTGAGCACGCCGTGATCAA
The nucleotide sequence above comes from beta proteobacterium MWH-UniP1. Encoded proteins:
- the obgE gene encoding GTPase ObgE, producing the protein MKFIDEATIEVHAGNGGNGIVAFRREKFIPKGGPSGGDGGRGGSIIAVADRNINTLIDYRYARLHRARGGEHGQGSDRYGAAAEDIVLRMPVGTVITDFETGELIADLSMDGQRLVLAKGGQGGLGNLHFKSSTNRAPRQATKGTEGEHRKLKLELKVLADVGLLGLPNAGKSTLITACSNARPKIADYPFTTLHPNLGVVRTGPAKSFVMADIPGLIEGAAEGAGLGHQFLRHLQRTRLLLHIVDIHPPGSSLDSAADISALVKRLAAEIKSLVAELKRYDAGLAKKPRWIVLNKIDLISEELREEIKAALLKTLRSKGPGYCVSGVSRQGCEELMMDIQRWLDAQRIAEIQSAQPDVRFVNEDVLDTAAPQDRDDVV